The genomic region GCAAGGTGACAACTTGTCCAACTAAATGTTGAAAATCAGCGGGCGCGTGATGGACTTCAAACAAGACTCCTTGAATAAATTGCCGTTGGTCTTTGGCAGGCAGAATTAATCGTCCCATCCAAGGCGCGATCGGTCGGTAATATTCTTGTGACACCGATTGATGGATGGGATAAGATTCAGGTCGATTGAAGGCTGCTTGCCGATACCGTTCGTAATTACTCAACTGCCGAGGAGTTGCCCGATCTCCATCATCAGCAGTACCTTTTAAGATTTCTATTACCCAATCGATAGTTTGTTGCAAGTAACTGCGACCATCGGGTAGAGACTGTTTTGGGTCCATTAATCCTCCTGGTAGTTGATGCCCGACTGGACCAAGAGTAATCCGGTTCACTTTGCCCAATCGCTTCGCACGATTCCAGTAAGACAGGAAGAAGATAGCCCAACGTCCAGGGAACATCACGCACATACGCTCAACCATATCTTTGTCCCCAACCAGATGATAAAGATGTTCGAGTCTCAGGACATTGATATTGCCACTAATAACTCCTCCCAAGGAAATGACTTCGATTGGCGCAATCAACGCCTGCCGCAAAAACGGGGCTACTGCTGCTGCCATTTGTCCGCCACCACTAAAACCAATTAGAGTAATCGGTAAACCGCTATTAGGTTGGTAGCCGTGTCGGATTAGGGCTTGATATATTACCCTAGCAATTCCCAGGTTGTAAATTGGTCCGTAGCGTTTGTCAGCAGAAACCGCAACGACCAAAACGTTGCGAATGTTGACTAAGTAACCAAACAAGCTGGCAGGATTTTTTAGTCGAAATCGGTCAGCCAAGCGCCAAAAGAATGCCAAAGGACGATTTCCTGTCAGTGGGTTATTACGGACTGAGTAGGGCATGATTCCTTTGATTAGCACCACGTCCTTTGGTAAGACGGGTGCTAAAGAGTCCAGAAACTCTTGAATATCTGGCAAATACTCAAATGTGGACTGACCAATGCCATCGAGATAAATTACATAGCGTGTGACTTTTTGTTGTGGGGTTGGTTGCGATTTCCCCTTTAGATCGGGCGTAGTGTCTATGCGATCGCCATACCAACCCGCCCACCAACCGAGGGCTTCCAGGGGAGCTAGGAGTGCAGCAGCTACAAGGGCGATAATGCCGATCCATACCAAATCGAAGACCAGTTTAAATATACCGCCCAAATTTCCATACCAGGCGAACCACCAGTAGTGAATTGGTGAAAGCAGGACGATCGCCGCAAAAGTTACACCAGTCATAGTTAGTATGGCAGGTAATTGCTGAGCTATCGTACTTAGCCTCAAATGGCGATTTGTGGCTGTTGTGTTGGTCTGGGAAGCGATGCCCTTCGGGCTTGCGCTTTGCGCGATCGCTGCATTACTACTTTGGGAAAACGAAGCGGAAATCGGCGATCGCTCCTTCACATGGACGATTGGCTGTTCAACCTGTCCGATTATTTCCTCATCCATCCCAGGGGAGGTGACTGAATTTCCTGTTTCTGGTGCGCTCAGTGCTGTTAAATTAGTCGCAGACAAAGAGCGTAATCTTCTTTGCAAAATTGCCAAAAGCTGTTGACGCTTAGTGACTAGCTCTACACCTGCCACCTGGGAAATCACCCAGCGACCGAAAGAGGCAATCGGCTTTCCAATAGTTCGCTGCATGACCCAAAGCGTCAACCATCCCAACCCTACAGTCCCAAATGCCTGCCATACACCTGTATTGCTGGCAGCAGCAAAGCCTACCACCATTGCCAGCAAGTGCCACAGCGACAAAACTGATAGGAGCGGTTCTCCAAAGTAAGGCATCGCCCCAAAAAGGCTAAAGAGCAGCGGTGCGTAGCTAAATCCTAAAGTGCGTGCCACAACACCAAAAGGAGCTTCAACTGTAAATGGAGCGAAGCTAATCAGCCAGGTACTCAAAACCAGGAACAAGTAGCCAAACGCAAATACGACTGCTCCAATTAGCAAACTGAAAATGAAGCGCACTGGTTTGACACGGTTGAGAAATAGAATAATGCTCTGAGCAGTAACTTGGGATAAACTAGCAGCCAGAACAACAATTAGTGCTACTGTTGAGCCATAAGGCAAAGTGTTAATTTGCTCAAACGCTTCAAACTTCAGAGCAAGTCCCCATCCCAGTAGTTCCCAAAATCGGTCGAGGGCAGTTTCATTCATGGCAGATGAAGTGAAAAAGTGCTGTTCTATGGGCGAACAACTAAGCCTCAATAACTAAAAGCAGAAGGAAGCAGCCTTGCTCTGAATTTTAGCACGAGTCAATTTATCAGTTTGTGCCTAGAATCCGCTGAAGTTGTAACCAACTCCTACCGATATTCCCACATCTGTGTCATCGCCAAAAAGGGCATTCACAGCAGCATTTGCGGTGAATTGACTACCTAGAGGAACATCTATTCCACCAGTTAGTAGAAAACCAACGCTAGAGTCTTCGCCAGTTTTTATGCCTATGCCACCTCCCAGGTAAGGGACTATGGAGAATGTTTCGTCTAAGGCTTCTGCTGTCCGAAGGTTAAAGTCATAGGTGATGGGAATAAGAACCGCAGGATCGTCTATAATCACCACTGCTGGTCGTACTGATAAGTAATTTAACAATCCAATTTTGCTAAATACCGCAACGTTAGTGCCGTCGCCTAAAGCCGAATCACCAGTCAGACCAAAGTTAGCAGCAACTCCTAAGTAGCTGGAAACCCCCCTCGTGGCTCGACCTGGCTGAACATCGGGAGTTGGAGCAGTAGTTTCAGTTGGGGCGGTTTCTTCAGGAGTGGTTGGAGTAGGAGTTGCAGGGGTTTGGCTGACAGTACCAGGTCCACCCACAATATAATTGGCAGCTGCCACATTTGTAGGAACTGGTTGCGCTTTTCCCAACCGAACTAAGGCTTGATACAGATGTGCTGCCGCTTCCGCACGGGTTAGAGGTGCTTGCGGATTCAGCGTTTTGACATCTGGATAGTTGACAACAACATTGGCTTGTGTCGCTGCTGCGATCGGAGCGAGGGCGTAGGTTGGAATCTGCGTCGCATCTGTGTAGTAGGTATTAACAATATTTGTTGCCTCTTCACTAGGAGTCAACTTCAGACCGTTTGCTAAAGCAGTTATTGCCTGAGCTTTAGGAATTTCCCGCTCTGGTTGAAACGTATTATCAGGATAACCATCCATGAATCTGCCTTCATAGGCTGTTGCGATCGCAGCAGCTCCCCAGTAGTCAGTAGGAACATCTGCAA from Chroococcidiopsis sp. SAG 2025 harbors:
- a CDS encoding S-layer homology domain-containing protein, which codes for MNAISYCRLCCVVSLATVTVLASGAEAGSETIAPRSTLVPTPGTKATRAAALSDQLASTSVTSTSSEVAQATQPPPSIPDSTTPAPTAPTPTAPTSAVSFTDVDPNYWAYPFIQALTSGNAIAGFPDGTFRPEQPVNRAEFAAMLQKAVNPNPVRQLSPGGFADVPTDYWGAAAIATAYEGRFMDGYPDNTFQPEREIPKAQAITALANGLKLTPSEEATNIVNTYYTDATQIPTYALAPIAAATQANVVVNYPDVKTLNPQAPLTRAEAAAHLYQALVRLGKAQPVPTNVAAANYIVGGPGTVSQTPATPTPTTPEETAPTETTAPTPDVQPGRATRGVSSYLGVAANFGLTGDSALGDGTNVAVFSKIGLLNYLSVRPAVVIIDDPAVLIPITYDFNLRTAEALDETFSIVPYLGGGIGIKTGEDSSVGFLLTGGIDVPLGSQFTANAAVNALFGDDTDVGISVGVGYNFSGF